In Helicobacter ganmani, a single genomic region encodes these proteins:
- a CDS encoding TPM domain-containing protein, which yields MLKALKIGILSLFFCTLALGKSYVLENQNQLIKKTTDFIEVLSDEVFEKTGVSMYVVALEGLEGTNLEEKEQIYLQNLKEPFVLLFFVRKEKKINIIASAEAEKLFDKRVVYWDYIVPLIPKSDKDLTQQSISAFLLNGFVDIADRIAQSQNVELEHSFPKQNKGQSVVRIVLYVMLFVLLLLFVFVYLRRNK from the coding sequence ATGTTGAAAGCACTTAAAATAGGGATTCTTTCCCTATTTTTTTGCACATTGGCTTTGGGCAAATCTTATGTGTTGGAAAATCAAAATCAGCTCATCAAAAAAACAACAGATTTTATAGAAGTGTTATCTGATGAAGTGTTTGAAAAAACAGGCGTTTCAATGTATGTTGTTGCTCTTGAAGGTTTAGAGGGAACAAATCTTGAAGAGAAAGAACAAATATATCTGCAAAACTTAAAAGAGCCTTTTGTTCTTCTTTTTTTTGTGCGTAAAGAAAAAAAAATAAACATCATTGCGAGTGCGGAGGCTGAAAAATTATTTGATAAGCGGGTAGTTTATTGGGATTATATTGTGCCTCTGATTCCAAAATCTGATAAAGACCTTACACAACAAAGTATATCTGCCTTTTTACTCAATGGTTTTGTAGATATTGCCGATAGGATTGCTCAATCACAAAATGTGGAGCTTGAACATAGTTTTCCGAAACAAAACAAAGGACAAAGTGTTGTGCGTATAGTGCTTTATGTAATGTTATTTGTTTTGCTTTTGCTTTTTGTTTTTGTGTATTTGAGGAGAAATAAATGA